One part of the Vibrio hyugaensis genome encodes these proteins:
- a CDS encoding sensor domain-containing diguanylate cyclase has translation MVYLAYAQLVDSESMVYRQSQTNIITAERLIHSQIEAAFSKFYLLETALKASKQDLNDPDFRELSQGIIDYSPQYSNILYTTADDSVAYGLSGQIKQADTSAIQWHKLDTVSDKFSISSLYQNPQQRWVFAIKHTNPNLKYQLWLEFDLLHTTQQLRGLKTLNKGYVFVVDRDTERLVFHPDPSRIGDYSVSYHGGISDKVASGLLFGKHEYYYQDNFKISVFDADNGLNWVFVAGTDRADILNSSYPFTLTAGVIASLLALAIGINYLTYQLHLSLARLNGTESVGEFKTQLKHVLDRFCYHKGIQFCVYDSLNYSFYTLDYHGNKKLVLTDAELAARFSHSVLTYRNKKYGDELTTKLKINSNHYCIPLFDGRELLGVTYVSCRFPTYKCVLSLIQNYAQVALANLKLHDRLRHQDPITQLENKACLAAKVSRELHSENRFIAMVDIDNFKYINDKFGHPVGDLVIQKTAEVMRDCFPKPKGICLARYGGEEFAIVFQANDEFDAKHQLDSFLTALQRNHLALGCGDVRFTASVGFTPLETSYHHVVEQADKALYQAKRLGKNRVCHLKAA, from the coding sequence GGCTTTCAGCAAATTTTATCTTCTAGAAACCGCATTAAAAGCAAGCAAACAAGACCTCAATGATCCTGACTTCCGTGAACTAAGCCAAGGCATCATCGACTACTCTCCTCAATACTCCAACATTCTCTATACCACAGCAGATGACAGCGTCGCTTATGGCCTTTCTGGGCAAATCAAGCAGGCAGATACCAGCGCTATTCAATGGCATAAACTGGATACTGTCAGCGACAAATTCTCTATCTCCTCGCTGTACCAAAACCCGCAACAACGCTGGGTATTCGCTATCAAACACACCAATCCAAATCTGAAATACCAACTTTGGCTTGAGTTCGATCTGCTCCACACCACTCAGCAATTGCGTGGTCTCAAAACATTGAATAAAGGTTATGTGTTTGTCGTAGACAGAGATACCGAACGCTTGGTATTCCATCCAGATCCAAGCCGCATCGGTGACTATTCGGTGAGTTATCATGGTGGCATCAGTGACAAAGTCGCGTCGGGTTTGCTGTTTGGTAAACACGAATACTATTACCAAGATAACTTCAAAATTTCAGTCTTCGATGCAGACAACGGATTAAACTGGGTGTTTGTCGCTGGAACAGACCGTGCCGACATCCTTAACAGCAGTTATCCTTTCACACTTACCGCTGGAGTCATCGCTTCTCTGCTCGCACTCGCCATCGGAATCAACTACCTCACTTACCAACTGCATTTATCATTAGCACGCTTAAATGGCACGGAGAGCGTTGGTGAGTTCAAAACCCAACTCAAGCATGTCTTGGATCGCTTTTGCTACCACAAAGGCATACAGTTCTGTGTCTACGACAGCTTGAATTACAGCTTTTACACGCTCGATTATCACGGCAACAAAAAGCTGGTGTTAACCGATGCTGAGCTCGCAGCGCGTTTTTCTCATAGTGTGCTGACTTACCGCAACAAGAAGTACGGCGACGAGCTAACGACAAAACTCAAAATCAATAGCAACCACTACTGCATTCCTCTGTTTGATGGCCGTGAATTACTTGGCGTGACTTACGTAAGCTGCCGATTCCCAACTTACAAATGCGTGCTGAGCTTGATTCAGAACTACGCCCAAGTGGCGTTGGCAAACCTCAAATTGCATGACCGTTTGCGCCATCAAGATCCAATTACGCAACTCGAAAACAAAGCGTGCTTGGCAGCAAAAGTGTCGAGAGAGCTTCATTCAGAGAACCGTTTTATCGCGATGGTCGACATTGATAACTTCAAATACATCAACGATAAATTCGGCCATCCAGTGGGCGATTTAGTCATCCAAAAAACGGCTGAAGTGATGCGCGACTGTTTCCCTAAACCAAAAGGGATTTGCTTAGCGCGTTATGGCGGTGAAGAGTTTGCAATCGTGTTCCAAGCCAACGACGAATTCGATGCCAAACACCAGCTTGATAGCTTCCTAACGGCGCTGCAAAGAAATCACCTCGCATTGGGCTGTGGCGATGTACGATTTACGGCAAGTGTGGGATTTACTCCGTTAGAAACCAGCTACCATCATGTAGTGGAACAAGCCGATAAAGCACTTTATCAAGCAAAAAGATTGGGAAAAAATCGCGTCTGCCATTTAAAAGCAGCATAA